Genomic DNA from Methylocystis sp. MJC1:
CCCGCCGCAGCCGCACCACGACATCAACCCGATCGATCCGCAGCCCCTTGGGCGGCGTCGGCAGATTCGCCACCGCGACATTGGAGCCCGGAATATCGTAAAGCTCGCCGTCTTCCTCGATGAGGAAGTGGTGGTGGTCGCTCACATTGGTGTCGAAATAGACCCGCGCGCCATCGACGGCGATCTCGCGCAGGAGGCCAGCGTCGGTGAACTGATGCAGCGTATTATAGACGGTTGCGAGCGAGACCGAGAGATTGGCGGCGACCGCCTCGTCGAAGAGGCGCTCCGCGGTCACATGGCGGTCGCAGCCTCGAAAGAGCAGCTCGCCGAGCGCGACGCGCTGCCGGGTCGGGCGCAATCCGGCGTCGACCAGCATGGCGTGGACGGGCTTGCGGCGCTCGGAAAGGCCGGGCGATATCGGTTGGTTGGCGAAAACGTCCATTGGCGAGCGGCCCATGATTTTCTTTGACCTATACCA
This window encodes:
- the irrA gene encoding iron response transcriptional regulator IrrA, with product MLVDAGLRPTRQRVALGELLFRGCDRHVTAERLFDEAVAANLSVSLATVYNTLHQFTDAGLLREIAVDGARVYFDTNVSDHHHFLIEEDGELYDIPGSNVAVANLPTPPKGLRIDRVDVVVRLRREG